From a region of the Calonectris borealis chromosome 2, bCalBor7.hap1.2, whole genome shotgun sequence genome:
- the LOC142079053 gene encoding ovalbumin translates to MGSIGAASTEFCFDVFKELKVQHVNENIFYSPLSIISALSMVYLGARENTRAQIDKVVHFDKITGFGETIESQCGTSVSVHTSLKDMFTQITKPSDNYSLSFASRLYAEETYPILPEYLQCVKELYKGGLESISFQTAADQARELINSWVESQTNGMIKNILQPGSVDPQTEMVLVNAIYFKGMWEKAFKDEDTQAVPFRMTEQESKPVQMMYQIGSFKVAVMASEKMKILELPYASGELSMLVLLPDDVSGLEQLETAITFEKLMEWTSSNMMEERKMKVYLPRMKMEEKYNLTSVLMALGMTDLFSSSANLSGISSVESLKMSEAVHEAFVEIYEAGSEVVGSTGAGMEVTGVSEEFRADHPFLFLIKHNPTNSILFFGRCFSP, encoded by the exons ATGGGCTCCATCGGTGCAGCAAGCACGGAATTTTGTTTTGATGTATTCAAGGAGCTGAAAGTCCAGCATGTCAACGAGAACATCTTCTACTCCCCCCTGAGCATCATTTCAGCTCTGTCCATGGTCTACCTAGGTGCAAGAGAAAACACCAGGGCTCAGATAGATAAG GTTGTTCACTTTGATAAAATTACAGGATTTGGAGAGACTATTGAATCTCag TGCGGCACATCTGTAAGCGTCCACACTTCACTTAAAGACATGTTCACCCAAATCACCAAACCAAGTGACAATTATTCACTCAGCTTTGCCAGTAGACTTTATGCTGAAGAGACATACCCAATCCTACCG GAATACTTACAATGTGTGAAGGAACTGTATAAAGGAGGCTTGGAAAGTATCAGCTTTCAAACAGCAGCAGATCAAGCCAGAGAGCTCATCAATTCCTGGGTTGAAAGTCAGACAAATG GAATGATCAAAAATATCCTTCAACCGGGCTCTGTGGATCCCCAGACTGAAATGGTCCTTGTTAATGCCATTTACTTCAAAGGAATGTGGGAGAAAGCTTTTAAGGATGAAGACACCCAGGCAGTGCCTTTCAGAATGACTGAG CAAGAAAGCAAACCTGTGCAGATGATGTATCAGATTGGTTCATTTAAAGTGGCAGTGATGGCTTCTGAGAAAATGAAGATCCTGGAGCTTCCGTACGCCAGCGGGGAGCTGAGCATGTTGGTGCTGTTGCCTGATGATGTCTCTGGCCTGGAGCAG CTTGAGACTGCAATCACCTTTGAAAAACTCATGGAGTGGACCAGCTCTAATATGAtggaagagaggaaaatgaaagtgtATCTCCCCCGCATGAAGATGGAGGAAAAATATAATCTCACATCTGTCTTAATGGCCTTGGGTATGACTGACCTGTTCAGCTCATCAGCCAATCTCTCTGGCATCTCTTCAGTAGAGAGCCTGAAGATGTCTGAAGCCGTCCATGAAGCATTTGTGGAAATTTATGAAGCAGGCAGTGAGGTGGTAGGCTCAACAGGAGCTGGGATGGAGGTTACAGGTGTCTCTGAGGAGTTTAGGGCTGACCACCCTTTCCTCTTCTTGATCAAGCACAACCCAACCAACAGCATCCTCTTCTTTGGCAGATGCTTTTCCCcttaa
- the LOC142079052 gene encoding ovalbumin-related protein Y-like: MGSITAANAEFCFDVFKELKVHHVNDNIFYSPLSIISALAMVYLGARGNTQSEMEQVLHFDNVTGVGDTTDSQCGTSEYIHNSFKDLLSDITMPNATYSLKIADRLYIEETYPVLPEYLKCAKRFYKAGLEEVNFKTATEEARQLINSWVEKETNGQIQDFLASGSVDLDTMLVLVNAIYFKGIWKTAFKEEHTREVPFNVTEQESRPVQMMCQNSTFKVAAVAAEKTKILELPYASGELSMLVLLPDDVSGLEQLENKISFEKLMEWTSPNVMEKKRVKVYLPRMKIEEKYNLTSVLMALGMTDLFSLSANLSGISSAESLKISEAIHEAYMEVNEEGTEMAASAVVMGDIKHSSEFEEFRADHPFLFLIKHNPTNSILFFGRYCSP, from the exons ATGGGCTCCATCACCGCAGcaaatgcagaattttgttttgATGTATTCAAAGAGCTGAAAGTCCACCATGTCAACGACAACATCTTTTATTCCCCCCTGAGCATCATTTCAGCCCTGGCCATGGTCTATCTGGGAGCAAGAGGTAACACTCAATCTGAGATGGAGCAG GTTCTTCACTTCGATAACGTTACAGGAGTTGGAGACACTACTGACTCCCAG TGTGGCACTTCAGAATACATCCACAATTCATTCAAGGATCTTCTCTCAGATATCACCATGCCAAATGCTACATACTCACTCAAGATCGCTGACAGACTCTATATTGAAGAAACATACCCCGTTCTTCCG GAATATTTAAAGTGTGCAAAGAGATTCTACAAAGCAGGGCTGGAAGAAGTTAACTTCAAAACAGCTACAGAGGAAGCAAGACAGCTCATTAATTCCTGGGTGGAGAAAGAGACAAATG GACAGATCCAAGATTTCCTTGCCTCAGGCTCCGTTGATCTCGATACCATGCTGGTCCTTGTGAATGCCATTTACTTCAAAGGGATATGGAAGACAGCATTTAAAGAAGAACACACTCGGGAAGTGCCCTTCAATGTGACAGAG CAAGAAAGCAGGCCTGTGCAAATGATGTGTCAGAACAGTACCTTCAAAGTGGCAGCGGTGGCTGCAGAGAAAACGAAGATCCTGGAGCTTCCGTACGCCAGCGGGGAGCTGAGCATGTTGGTGCTGTTGCCTGATGACGTCTCTGGCCTGGAGCAG CTTGAGAACAAAATCAGCTTTGAAAAACTCATGGAGTGGACCAGTCCCAATGTGATGGAAAAGAAGAGAGTGAAAGTGTACCTCCCGCGCATGAAGATTGAGGAAAAATATAACCTCACATCTGTCTTAATGGCCTTGGGTATGACCGACCTGTTCAGTCTTTCGGCCAATTTGTCTGGCATATCTTCAGCAGAGAGCCTGAAGATATCTGAGGCCATCCATGAGGCGTACATGGAAGTCAATGAAGAGGGCACTGAGATGGCAGCCTCAGCGGTGGTGATGGGAGACATCAAACATTCATCTGAATTTGAAGAGTTTAGGGCTGACcaccctttccttttcttgatcAAACACAATCCAACTAACAGCATCCTCTTCTTTGGTAGATATTGTTCCCCCTAA